DNA sequence from the Salvia splendens isolate huo1 chromosome 19, SspV2, whole genome shotgun sequence genome:
ATATCTTGTCATCGTAAAATGTACCATGGTATTGAGTCGAGTGTATTGATGATAAGCCTGAACTGAACTGAACTGAACCGACCGATTTGTTCATCACACCAACTCGAAACTCCACTAGTTTCAATATGTGAATGAGAGGACTAGACCGTTTGCAACCAAATAGATCGAACCAGTCAATCCGttccaattttaaaaatattggtaaaatctagaataatatTAGACATGCTGAAATATTATCCTACATCAAAAAAGTATGAAGTAGAAACATCATATCAACCTAAATATACTAATAAACAACTCTTCCTATTATGAATACGAGATTGTACCTAgctctagggatgtcaatcgggccaactcaccgggtttcgggccaaccctattcgagTTGCAGGTCAATCGGTTGCGGGCTAattgggttgtgattttttcgggttattaaagttcaaccctaaccctaaaagcttgggtttcgggctagcccatcgggttaatcgggttgctaccgataaaattaacatgcgatcaatccaataaataatggtgaaaattagttatatttataaaatgtaaaatatttaattatgataaatttgagatatatgcttaaactcaaacataaatatgatcaaatactaatatttgagatttatgcaaaataaaacataaacatcaagaaattttaaagcatgtttagaaatttaaatatattttttagtgaatttgaagtttctaattcatttatttattattatattaataaaaacttaatatataatttatatatttaatatataaaatggaaaggtATTTTTTCCAGtcatctatattataaaataatcaatgaagtgtcgaattagagtcagacaaatagaacaatagaaattttatcgagtttccgggccagcccatcgagttttcgggtctggccctaacgggttgcgggttaatcgggtgctgGCTAATcaggctgtaattttatcgggctgaaaattttcagccctaaccctataaatttggcgggctaaattgacatccctacctaGCTCTCGTAAAATTTAGTAAACTATAAAAAGCCTCACGATCCATCTCATGCACGAAAGACTTAAACCGTGACCGTCCATCTCCGGAGATGGAATCATCCAACAGTGAAACGCAGCCCTACACCAAAACCTCTTGATTAGAACTATAATTCAATCAAAGCCCTCCGATTACGATACTCATCTACTTCTCTTCACAACTAACCCTTTCCCCACACTCCATTAATACTCCCTCTTTCCCTCACTTGTTAAATACCCAATTCCCCCTCCTTCCAAtcactccaccaccacctcctccgccATGGCTCCGTTGTTAACTAAACGAACCTACCGATTCGTAGTAAacaatttcttcaaattcattttCATACCAATCGCACTAGCTATTTCTGCCAAAGCGGATTATATCATACAGTTCTACTATTCCATGCATCTCAACTCACTCCACTTACTATGCACCTCCTTCCTAATCCTCTACACCCTCACCGTGTTCCTCATCTCCCGCCCGCGCCCGGTCTACCTCGTCGACTACGCCCTCTTCAAGCCCCCCCGCAGCTACCGTGTCTCCTTCGCCGGATACATCGAGCACGCCCGCATGGGGCGGCTCTTCAACGAGCCGAAAAGCATCCACTTCCAAATGAAGATTCTAGAACGTTCCGGACTCGGAGAAGAAACATGCCTCCCGCCCGCCATACACTACATCCCCCCGACTCCAACGATGGCGCTAGCCCGGGAAGAAGCCGAGCTCGTCATTTTCTCCGCGATGGATTCACTATTTACCAAGACCGGAGTCAAACCGAGGGAAATTggcattttaattttaaattgtagCTTATTTTCACCGACGCCGTCGATGACGGCGATGGTGATTAATAAGTACAAAATGAGGAGTAATATAAAAAGCTTCAATCTCTCCGGCATGGGATGCAGCGCCGGCCTGATCTCGATCGATCTCGCATCAGATCTGCTCCAAAAACATCCTAATTCAAACGCGATTGTGATTAGCACCGAGATTTTAACCCCAAATTCCTACCTAGGGAAGGAGAGAGCAATGCTCCTCCCAAATTGCCTCTTCCGGATGGGCGCCGCCGCCGTGCTTTTATCCAATCGCAGATCCGATCGCCGCCGCGCGAAATACCGCCTCTCTCACGTCGTCCGAACGCACAAAGGCGCGGACGATAAATCGTACGGATGCGTATCGCAGGAGGAGGACGAGGAAGGTTACGTCGGGATCAAATTGAATATCGATCTGATGGCGGTGGCCGGAGAGGCCTTGAAATCGAACATCACGGCGATCGGACCGCTGGTCCTCCCCGCATCGGAGCAATTGCTCTTCGCGATCTCGCTGATTGGGAGAAAATTCTTCAATTCGAGATCTAAACCTTACATTCCCGATTTCAAAGAGGCGTTTGAGCATTTCTGCATCCACGCGGGCGGGAGGGCGGTGATTGATGAGCTGCAGAGGAGTCTGCAGCTGACGAATGAGCAGGTGGAGGCGTCGAGGATGGCGCTGCATAGATTCGGAAACACTTCTTCTTCGTCGCTGTGGTATGAATTGAGCTACATAGAGTCGAAGGGGAGGATGAGGAAAGGGGATAGGGTTTGGCAGATTGCGTTTGGCAGTGGATTTAAGTGTAACAGCGCGGTGTGGAGATGTAACCGGACGATCGAGTTGCCGGTGGAGGGGCCGTGGGCCGACTGCATTGATAAGTATCCAGTGCATATTCCCGAAGTTGTGAAGCTCTAGTTTACTACTAAAAATTTAGTGGTCTAGATATATACGTGACCGTTATTATGTCCGGACTACTAAATTTTTATTGCTATGATtgttatactctctccgtcctaatGAAGTCCTAATGAACATGACTCATTCCATGgacggcatgagattttatatagttttattttgtgtgttgtgtggaaagaataaagtaagaaagagagaataaaatagagatgtgttttcatttttagtaatcgATCATCTTGATTGTGACAAACTAAAGAGTTAAATGAGTTATCTTTAATGTGACGGAAAGAGTACCACTTTTCTGAATTGTAAGTTTCTACTCCCTTCTTATTAGTGTTGTTGCTGCTAATTGGTTTTTCTTTATTCTGTTTTTTTTGCTTGTTATGTGATGAATAAGTAGTCTATTTAATTGAATATGGATTTTAGTTTTCCAAAACATAAATGTAGGATGGGTACATCATATGTCTATCTTTGTTGGAAAAAAGCATTACATAGACTAAAAGTAGTCAATGCTACAATCAGTGATAAAAGACAAAAGACAAAAGCCAAAAAGCTAGAAATATGAGAGTTACGAGAAAAATACATTTTAAATACTATTCGATCGACGGATCCAGCAATTACCACATAAAGTTTCTAGTAATGACAATTACGAATTCGGATCAACCGAGTGATTGATGTGTTCATAATGTCCATTTttgtagaaaaataaaataaatgtggAAATCTACATCATATGTCTATTtttgtagaaaaaaaaatcaaattgacTAAAAATAGTTAATAATGCAATCGGTAATAAAAGCTAGAAACATAAAAGCAAGAAATATGAAATAGTTACGAGTTAGAATACGTCCTAAATATTATTCGATCGACGAATCCAATAAACTACTACATTAGGTCTTTGTAGCAGTAATTATTGACATTCCAAGATGATGGTTGCATATTAGAACCAATCGAGGGATGTGTACACTTGATGGAGAAGACTACTCCATGTGGATTCGTATACTACATAATATCTAGACCAGGACACATGTAACACTAATCTTTTTTAAtatgagtgaactacataaatgatatttgatctttcactttcgcatataaatggtacctgatctttattttatatcgtttttggtacctataaatcacatttttggtacctgatgcaattttcaccccaaaataccctctaaacaaattcatttttccatttgtgtcataAAGGATATTTTGCGCATTGACAAAACTAGtacaaaaaatgatattataatatcttctctcattctcgtcactctttatactattattattaattaatattaatattattattttgatgttataaattaataattaatttattttttaatatcatttaaatatacttaatcgtaattatagttataattatatttaattattataataatattattgttataatagtaaaaactagtagtaattaataaataataattattatttcatattaaattaataactaatcaatatagttttaatcaaaatttaaaattgtgaatcgtattcataattataaagagttgaatatttttagttaggtgtttcaaccctaaaatgagtataaataatttaattaaaaatattcaattgatttaattactttaaataattaatttaattaggtgttttgttattgatttatattataaatgcaattagatgtacgtataaaacactaaaaagaaagaagaaaaagaagagaacagaaaaaaagaggaaacataaactaaggagaaaaaaagaaagaagaaagggagataaaatactaaaaaaaaagagaaaatgaagaaaaaagaaagaagaataaaataaagaagaaaaaaagaaataagaaaggaagaaaaaaaatcacatatttggttctatttaattgaaattttaaaaaatatccttcgtaacaaaaaaatcatatgTTTGGAACCGAGGGTTAATTTTTGTTATGGGGTaacaaaaatgatataaaataaagatcagatactatttatgtgcgaaagtgaaagattaggtaccatttatgtagttcacacGATGCAATCCCGTATCCTCAATATAATGGTTTAGTTATTCCTTGTATTGCTATTTTCTGGAACTCACAATATTTATCAAGTCAGAGGGGAAGTGTGGACCATTACTTAATTCATAGTATACTGattgtttttattaaaacttatatGACGTGGGTCTgatatttaaaaacaaaagtacCAAACATTTGGTACTCGTAATTCGTTGGAAGTAAATCTTGCAGGTGTCCGGATGTGCATCAAACATGTTACTGGATATAGAATGTCAAGAGTGACGGAGACATCACATGATTTTATCGCCCAACTCAATAATAGTTACTGGATATAggatagtagtagtatttttttgtgTCAGCCTTAATTGGTGGTAAAAAGATGTGAGTGATTTGGAAGCCAAAATACTTTAGCCTAGCCTTATATTATTTTTCTACTAAACTAATggttgttagagcatccacgaccgtgctcttgccagcggcacggttgtgggcccgggcggtactattcatgcctgctctctggcaagagcacaacacccacaactgtgctcttccgcaaggacgagcacaattaatataaaattcaattacacaaaaacattttcataatactaaaattcattaaaaaaaccacaataaaaataacaaattacaaataaaataaaaagacataattaaaatcctaaaaattaaaaattacataattaaaatactaaaaattaaaaattacataattaaactcctaaaaattaaaaattacataattattggctaatataacccgaggaagactacgcatccggcggcaccaaccccaattgtttttggagacccaatatcatggactcgtgtgtttgaagttgcgtgggggtcatagttgacctatcggccatattgagttgggccaaaagggcccacaacgagttgttcgggggtggaggtggaacatagggtgcgggttcgggagcaggggcagatggagtcgcggcgcgacgtcgttcggccgccgccttcttcctaccttgcggtcggcgtcgggaaccgcttggttgggcatcggggctacccaagttagcttcggcgagttggctagccacttcttcgccggcgtcggatagggatgccgaccgtgagcgtttggaggagccgctagaggaggatgttatgcctcccttatacttcgggtgcgtccgcgtctcctgccaaacgttaagatatttgaacgacttaccgttcatggattggtaggtgctcagcg
Encoded proteins:
- the LOC121778233 gene encoding 3-ketoacyl-CoA synthase 6-like, coding for MAPLLTKRTYRFVVNNFFKFIFIPIALAISAKADYIIQFYYSMHLNSLHLLCTSFLILYTLTVFLISRPRPVYLVDYALFKPPRSYRVSFAGYIEHARMGRLFNEPKSIHFQMKILERSGLGEETCLPPAIHYIPPTPTMALAREEAELVIFSAMDSLFTKTGVKPREIGILILNCSLFSPTPSMTAMVINKYKMRSNIKSFNLSGMGCSAGLISIDLASDLLQKHPNSNAIVISTEILTPNSYLGKERAMLLPNCLFRMGAAAVLLSNRRSDRRRAKYRLSHVVRTHKGADDKSYGCVSQEEDEEGYVGIKLNIDLMAVAGEALKSNITAIGPLVLPASEQLLFAISLIGRKFFNSRSKPYIPDFKEAFEHFCIHAGGRAVIDELQRSLQLTNEQVEASRMALHRFGNTSSSSLWYELSYIESKGRMRKGDRVWQIAFGSGFKCNSAVWRCNRTIELPVEGPWADCIDKYPVHIPEVVKL